GAACGAGTCTTGTTTCGTAGCCGACTCGCCATGAACGACATCACGATTAGATGGGCTCACCGGGAATTTCACGCGAGCCTCGTCAATTACGCGACACGGGAGACCGATCTCTCCGCCCCCTTTCTATCGGCTTGTTCactacgaattttaatattcttGGCCCACGGACGACAGATCCTAACACGCGATACCAATATTCTTTCGCGCGGTTGTTGTTATTGTTTGACGAGCTGAAGCGGGTATCCTTTTAGTGCCGCGACCGATATTATCGATCCTGTACAGAAtacaattatattattattattattatttaagtaATCGTTCCGCATCGCTTTTCGTACTTTGCAACCAAAATGATTTGATTAATGAATATGGTATACCTCTTATCGTATCATATTCTCCTGATGCAAAGTCTGAAATTCGGGATTTTTCAGTCGAGGTTCAAATTTTTGATGCCGCTCTATAACTTTATCGATTGTCCACTAAAATCCACAGGTTCTCGTTGAATTTCTATCATCTATGGTTACATTCTTTTCCATAGCGACTGTGCGAAAACATTCGACAAAATATCCAAAGTATCAAACCTTGAAAATGTAGAGGACGCTGTAATTGTGATGAATTTCTGTAGACTTCTTTGTCTAAAGCTCTGTAAACCATGACTTTAACTTTATTTTGCAATCTGTTTGAATCTGTCGTTGCGTGTATCGTTGCAACAATTGTGTATTAACATTTCGATTCTAAAATAACGATAATAAACGTACTTGGTGTGTGTGTGTTCATTACAATATTCTAATCACAACATGAACGCACCACCAACCTTCGAATCGTTTCTTCTATACGAGGGAGAGAAGAAGTACGTACTGTAAATTAGTTAACCTGTTATTTGAAAGGTTTGTTAAAACATCGTATATGTACATGTTACATGTTATTTTAGAATAATCAAAGAGCAGGACACTAAAGTTCCCAATGCCGCAATTTTCACTATTAACAAAGAGGATCATACTCTTGGGAACATGATTCGCAAGTAAGCGGTCTCAAACTCTGTACGTATGGTTTTTATAAATGACTGTTAGTTAATAAGAATTTCATTCGCTGTTTAATAGTCAGCTACTGAAGGACCCTCAGGTTTTATTCGCCGGTTATAAGGTTCCTCATCCACTGGAACACAAGTTTGTAATTAGAATTCAGACCACATCGGACTATACTCCACATGAAGCTTTTATGCATGCTATTACCGATCTTATAGCTGAACTTTCACTATTTGAAGAACGTTTTAAGGTCAGTTAATAATATTAGAAGATGGATTACAATATCTGCTTTCCATAGGCCAAATCTTAATGCAAACAAACTGTTATATTACAATTAatcataaatataaaatatttcagGAAGCTATTAAGGAGAAAAAAGAAGGATTGGATTGAATCgtgtttcttcctttttcttttaatCAAGACAATTGTGTAAATAAAGatctaatatatgtatatagaaaGTTTTTCTATTACAAAATGACCTGATTTAGTTTAATAGGTGAATTGAAAATGACTGAtatttgtacatatatatatgaataagtaaataaaaaggtttagaaaaatatattcttTAAGCACATTCCTTATTTAAAATGAATGATTATCCATTCAGTTTGATTAAATTCATGTAAAATACTAATAATCAGTCTCTTACAATTTTATTTTCCTTAACTACAAAGCTTGTTTCTAATTTACTAAATGTACATTTCAAGACAAGACTAATTCAACGAATGTATTAACCCTGTGTTAAATCTTAAAGTTAAAAGGCAAGACAATGGTAAGTCACAGTAGTACAATTCTGctgaaataaaaattttgtACCATGACCAGTGGCAAGAACGACAGAAGATATACACGAAATAATAAACTCGCAACAGAATTCATTTTGATTATGTTAGAGTACAAATGTTCTTTCAGAAAAATGTACTACCAATTAAGTCGATATAAGTGTTTAGTATCAGAAATAGTGTAAGAAACGTCTTAAACTTTTTATAACCCTAATGGCTCGATCGTTGAGTTCTTCGATTAAAGGAACTATCATTGAATGTGCCGCGTTTTTCTTTGAACGctaaataaattattaaataCATGTACAGGTTGGCATAAATAACTATTATGTACATTAATTACACTCGAGACTTCGTCATATCTACTGTCATATGCGCTCAATTACGTTCCATTCTGCGAATGAATTATGCTCCTGTTCTATATAACACAGTTTTTAACAATGTACCGTAAATAAACTTAAGCCATAATTCTGGCTCATAGTAGAGAACTGGTATAGCTTTGTACTTTAACAATCACGTGGAAGCGCAACAAATGTACACGTATAGACATAGTTTGGTGAACATACATAAACTTTTAAACCATAAATTTAATAATACGAGGAGCACAGGTGTTTGTCAGCGGGTCGTCGATGGTCTCTTGGATGGACACGCATGTTCCTGTATGCAGGAAGACGTATACACAACGATAGCGTTAAACTCTTTCATATAAAAATATGCTCTGTAAAAGTTTCAACAgacagtttttttttctttcatattTAGGAATCTGGTGAGAAAAGCAGTGAAACTGGTCTAGAAATTATAAGACGCCATTAAAATGTTTCAGCGTCATCGCAATCGCGCGTATCGTGTCCAAACACTGTAAAACAATTAGAACAATTATAAATGGAGACGAATAGAAACGACGGGAGTGCATTAGAAGGGTTAGTATGAAATATTCGAGTGATATACTTAAAAAGGGAAACGTCGTGTTAGTCAGTGTTAAGAGATTTCGCTCATTTTTAGATAACACTTTTCACGGAGTTCGAATGTCTGTTCAAGGAGTTTAAATGATTGTTTTTCCGCCTAGGAGAAAGAATATTGTAAACGGAAGCAAAGAGAAGCGCGATTCGCAAAATTCTGAACAACGTATTCTTACTTTCACAATTTTCGCAGTACGGTCTCTCCACCGATGGTTTCTTCGGAGACTTTGTCACTTTTTCCGTATCCAAGAAATCTTGAGCTTGACGGGGGCAGTCTTCCGTCTCGTGTAAATCAAATTGGTCGCAAATATCACAGAACATTCGCGGTGCAACCATTCGTTTCTCTAATGTTGTGCTAGAATTCAATAATTGTTGTAGCAGAAATCGTTGAAAATATACCAAAAGCTGAGAGTCATAATACTATAAGACTATGCTTTAACGCTATTTCAGTTATCTACGATCTAACATAAAACTACTACAATTCTCAGCTATTTATGTATATCTACATTTACTTCAAAATTGTACTGTACGAACTGGGTATACTCGTCAGCTTCGTTGGCAGGTACTCCCATTTCTAGAACCTCAACTTTACACAGTAAAGTTTCGTTCTTACGCTGCATATCGACTATCACGGAGTTTAAGAAATCTATTTGACTTTTTGCGGTTTCATATTCCTCTTTTAATTTCAGAACATCAATATCTTTGTCAACTGAAATTCATAGTTTAATTTTGTAATCACATTTATGAAATACACAAAAAttgatttaaaataaattttacctATATGTTCTTTCATGTCGCCTCCCGCTGCCTGCAATATGGATTACAATTTTTTTATCTATCACTATCTACTAGTTAATATATATCAAaggatattaatatttattatttagtTAGATACTGAAATCGAAGTGTAAAACTTACATCgtaattatttttcatattttcacGAGTCAATTTTAATTGATTCGTCGCTTCCGTCCACTTAGCAGTAATTTGTTTATTCTCTCTTTCCCTAAAACATATGTTCGATTTAGAAATCGTAAAAgtgatataaaattatttacTTTGTACTCACAAATTATTTTGTGCTTCTTTCAATTGTGCGGATTCCGAAGACATAAGGTTTAATTTTTCCATCAAATTTTGCATATTTTTCTCACTTTCCTTTTCTTTATTTCTCATAGTATTTgttagtatttcaattttttgcTCTTGTTCATTGAGCAATCGTTCGAGAGATTCTTTACCATCGACTAGACTTTTGTTTTCCTTAATCGCCTCATTCAATTTACTTTGCATCACTTTAATCTCTTCATTTCGCGCCTGTTCGTCCATCTTTAATTTTTCTGCTCGCACGTCTTCCCAGCCCTTAATTTCCGCTGTTAATTTATTGATCGTTACTTCCTTATCGTTCAAATCACCAATTTGTTTATCTATTGTATCTTGAAGCGATTGTTGCTGTTTCTGTAGTTCAGCATTTCTCTGCATCGCAGTTTCAAGTTCGGACTGTTTAGCTCTCATTTCGCACTCTAAAGTGTTTTGTAGTTTCATTACGGACTCATCTTTGGAGCTTTGTAATTCTTTCATCATGTGTTCTTTTTCCTGCAGGATATTATTCTTCATATCCAATTCATTTCGCGCAGTCGTCAACTGTGattctagagttctaatgctctcttCTAATTTCGATTCTAATGTGTTTACTTTGTTTTCTAATAAAACTTTCGTTTCCACCATATTCAATATTTCCTTATCTTTTCCCGATAATGCTTCTTGCAGTTTCTTGAGTTCATTTATCGTttccgttttttctttttctatggCCACGATACTGTCGTTAAGTTTCGTTATTTGTGTCTGAGCTTGTTCAGATTCTTTTTTCATTTGATCAAGAGCGTCTTCTTTGACTTTAACCATTTCTGTCGAAGTAGCCAGTTTCtcttttaattcttttatttcaTTGGACATAGCATTCACTGATGCTTCAATATTTTTGTCTGCAGTTTCCCTGCTAACCATTAGGATTTCCTTTGCTTTCTGTAATTCTTCGTATTTGCTTTGCAATTCCTGCAAATTAGAATCTTTCTCAGCTACTAACGACTCCAATCTCGCACGATTTGTCACCTCAGTTTCGAGTTTCTCAGTTAAATCTTCGATTGACCAACGATTGGCACTTTGATTCGCTTCTAATTTAGACTTTAACTTTTGTAAAGCCTTTACTTCTTCTTGGGAACTGGCTAATTCTGTTTTCATGTCACCGatttccttttgaagagaagttATCTCTTCTTTATGTGAATTTGTTAATGCTTCACATTGCTTCTGTAACTTAATAATCTCTTCCGTACTAGTTTTCAATTCGTTTGAAAGACTTAATGATTCTTGTGACTTTTCTTTGAGCTCCTCTTTAATGCGCTCATTTTCCTTCATTTGTTCACTAAGATCTATGTTTTCCTTTTCGAATCTTTTTATTCTATCAAGTAATTCCACGTTcaatttcttctctttttctaaTTCAGCTTTACTATTTTCTAATTCTGAGCGTTGCTCCTGAATCAACACATTAACTTTATTCAATTCTGTTTCCGTATTGTTTAACTTCGATTCTAACGATTTGAGCATATTTTCACTTTTGAATGCTTTGTCTTTATACTCGTCGAGTTCCTTTTCTTTCATTCGCAAATCCTCGTTGTATTTTATGAGCTGTTCCGAAGAGTTAGCGGAAGTGCTTACCAAATTTGCAATATCCGCTTCCTAAACATAGAAAAACATAGCACGAACTATTAGATATGTTACATCTACATTTAAATActaaataaaataattactAACCAATTTTTCCTTTTGAACAGTGACTTGTGATAGTTTATTCTCTACACCAGCAATTTCTTGATTTAATTTTTCAACATTACTTTCGGATTCTCGAAGTTGAACCTCCAATTGGGCTTTGATTTGTTCTGATAAGGTAAACGCACTTTGCAATTCTAAAACATAAAGATTATGATACTAttagtaaaaaaaaattaattattaaaattgtatGCACAGTAAGGATTTACCTGAAGTTTTTTGTGTAAGATTTTTTATCTCTTCGTCTTTATTCGCGAGAATCGATTTCAATTCGAGTATATCGTTTTCTAATTTACTAAGCAATAGGGACTTTTGTGATATATTCGCATTCGCCTCTTCTATACGCTTCGCCTTTTCTTCGATCTGGCCCTGATAAAGTTTCGTTAATTCCTCTAATTCAGCTGCAGTTGTCGAACGAAGCTCtgataattctttttcctttactTTCAACTCTTCGCTTAATTTCTTCAATTGCGCGGAAGAATTAGCTTCTGTAGTCATTAAAGAGACAATATCTTGCTCCTAAAGTAGCGCATCATTTAGTTTCAATAAAATGAATATTTGTGTGAGAATGTTGGATCAAAATACAACAATAACAACTGTATTTGAACAGTTGCATTTATTAAATTACGATACGTTCACTTTCTCCAAGTACTGGGATGTACTTActaatttctgtttttcttGAATTACTTTGAAGCTATCCTCGGCTTTCGACTGATATTCCTGTATCTGCCTAGAAAGTAAAGTATTTTTCTCTTCCACTAGTACGAGCTTTTCGTTTAATTCTGTAAAATTAGAAATAATGATGATATCTCGCATGACACGCTGTCTTTTGTTCCTTTAACGTACCTTCAAGTTTCTTTAAGGCAGCAATTAATTCTTCGTCTTTCTTCTTACTTATTTCAACTTGCGCGGATAGTTCGGTCATCAGTTTTTCCATTTCAAATGTCTTCTGATCAAGTTGTATAGTAACCTCCTTGATCTTAAAGTCTTTCGTACTCAACTGTTCATTGAAGGATTCTGAAAGCTTATCGATCTGCTTCATATTCTCAGTCTTAAGATTCTCTAAAGCGGCGTTTTGCACCTCCAGCTGCTTCTTTGATTCTAATTCTAACTCTTGCGTttttgtttcaagaagcaaaaTAGCTTCTTTAAGACGAGTTTCCTTCTCCTCGATCGCCTTCTCGTACTTAGACGTTAACAATTCCTTCTCAGTTGTACTTTCTTTCTTTGTATTCTCGACAGCATCTGTAGCTCGTTGTAATTGTTCTTTCAAAGTGTTCGTGCTGTTTTCGAATTCCTTTTTTATGTCCTCTATTTGCACGTTTTTCTCCTCCAAACATTTCATTGCACGATCTAGTTCTATTCGCAAACTGGCTTCTGAATCTTTTTGCACCGCATTTTCTTGTTGATTCGCGTTCAGCTTTGATTCTAGCTCTTTTATCTGAGTAGCATATTGCTCTATAAGCGTTGCCTTCTCTTGCATCTCTTTCTCAAGATTACTCCTACTATCTTCCAACATTTTATTAAGACTCTGTAAGTCTAAATTAATTGATCGTTAAAATGAAGTATACATCAACCACTTTTGTGCCTATCTGGTATTTTGCTAAAGAATTTTTAAGCGTATCTTGTTCCAATGTACCTGCAAGCTGATGCTTGTCTTGGACCGCAACATTGGACAGTTCATTACGAAGACGCGCCAGTTCCTCCTCAGTTTCGAAAAGCTTTATGTTGTCCTGTTCAAGTTGGGCAACGCGTTCCCTTTCTTCTAGCAATTGCTTTTCGAGATCTTTGATCCTATTTTCATTTACAGTATTTATCACCTAACGACAAACGTTTAGTACATCAATAAGTCAGTTCAGACAAACATTGACTAAAGTGAAGCGTATCAAGATACACGTAATTTACCAATTACGTTGATTTAGGCGAAAATGCAATAAAATACAAGTGTCATTTGTCTTTTCTTTTTCGTACGCTTCGGCAAGTGTTAAACGTATTATTTGATATTACAGAACAACAATATACAACTGTGTACGTAACATAATTAAATTCACCACAGTATgactataataataatttacaaaAGTAAAcagcaaataaataataaaaatacgtTCGCGTATAAATAAGTAAACGGAACAAACAAATAAATATTACTGGATCTTTTAGATTCTAAATCACAGGTTTAAGTAATAATTACTTATCGCTCTGTTAATGATTGATCCATATGTAAAGCACAAATTTAGCGTGAAAGAAGCACTACTGGAAACAGCAATTATATTTGCAGTGCACCGTCAAGCGTGTTAATCCGGCACCTCTCTAACAAAATCCAATAGCATTACAACGGAACCTATCAAATCTACGCAATGTAATTTTCAATTCCTTTAGACTATAAAATCTTTATCTTAGTTTTCTTTCCTCTACACGTAGTCTAAATAAATTAAACGAGCATCAAGTAAGACTATTATCAATTTCAACTTCGGATGGTTAAATGGT
This is a stretch of genomic DNA from Xylocopa sonorina isolate GNS202 chromosome 8, iyXylSono1_principal, whole genome shotgun sequence. It encodes these proteins:
- the Rpb11 gene encoding DNA-directed RNA polymerase II subunit RPB11, which gives rise to MNAPPTFESFLLYEGEKKIIKEQDTKVPNAAIFTINKEDHTLGNMIRNQLLKDPQVLFAGYKVPHPLEHKFVIRIQTTSDYTPHEAFMHAITDLIAELSLFEERFKEAIKEKKEGLD